A genomic window from Bubalus bubalis isolate 160015118507 breed Murrah chromosome X, NDDB_SH_1, whole genome shotgun sequence includes:
- the FAM3A gene encoding protein FAM3A isoform X2 encodes MRLAGPLRIVALVITVAVTWIVVSILLSGLGFPWIQQLFASQENSVTAEPRARKYKCGLPQPCPEEHLAFRVVSGAANVIGPKICLEDRMLMSSVKDNVGRGLNIALVNDVNDLLKFIRPLHEGTLVFVASYDDPATKMNEETRKLFSDLGSKNVKDLAFRDSWVFVGAKGVQNKSPFEQHVKNSKHTNKYEGWPEALEMEGCIPRRPAAS; translated from the exons ATGAGGTTGGCAG GCCCCCTTCGCATCGTGGCCCTGGTCATCACCGTGGCTGTCACCTGGATTGTAGTCAGCATCCTCCTCAGTGGCCTTGGCTTTCCTTGGATCCAGCAACTCTTCGCCA GCCAAGAGAACTCAGTGACTGCAG AGCCGCGGGCAAGGAAGTACAAATGCGGTCTGCCCCAGCCGTGCCCCGAGGAGCACCTGGCCTTCCGTGTGGTCAGCGGCGCTGCCAATGTCATTGGACCCAAGATCTGCCTGGAAGACAGGAT GCTCATGAGCAGTGTCAAGGACAACGTGGGCCGGGGACTGAACATTGCCCTGGTGAATG ATGTCAACGACCTGCTGAAGTTCATCCGGCCGCTTCACGAAGGCACCCTAGTGTTTGTGGCTTCCTACGACGACCCAGCCACCAA GATGAATGAAGAGACTCGGAAGCTTTTCAGTGATCTGGGCAGCAAGAACGTCAAGGACCTGGCCTTTCGGGACAGCTGGGTGTTTGTGGGGGCCAAGGGTGTGCAGAATAAGAGCCCCTTTGAGCAG CACGTGAAGAATAGCAAGCACACCAATAAGTACGAAGGCTGGCCCGAGGCGCTGGAAATGGAGGGCTGCATTCCCAGGAGGCCCGCAGCCAGCTAG
- the FAM3A gene encoding protein FAM3A isoform X1, with protein MRLAGPLRIVALVITVAVTWIVVSILLSGLGFPWIQQLFASQENSVTAEPRARKYKCGLPQPCPEEHLAFRVVSGAANVIGPKICLEDRMLMSSVKDNVGRGLNIALVNGVNGDLIEARAFDMWAGDVNDLLKFIRPLHEGTLVFVASYDDPATKMNEETRKLFSDLGSKNVKDLAFRDSWVFVGAKGVQNKSPFEQHVKNSKHTNKYEGWPEALEMEGCIPRRPAAS; from the exons ATGAGGTTGGCAG GCCCCCTTCGCATCGTGGCCCTGGTCATCACCGTGGCTGTCACCTGGATTGTAGTCAGCATCCTCCTCAGTGGCCTTGGCTTTCCTTGGATCCAGCAACTCTTCGCCA GCCAAGAGAACTCAGTGACTGCAG AGCCGCGGGCAAGGAAGTACAAATGCGGTCTGCCCCAGCCGTGCCCCGAGGAGCACCTGGCCTTCCGTGTGGTCAGCGGCGCTGCCAATGTCATTGGACCCAAGATCTGCCTGGAAGACAGGAT GCTCATGAGCAGTGTCAAGGACAACGTGGGCCGGGGACTGAACATTGCCCTGGTGAATG GGGTAAATGGAGACCTCATCGAGGCCCGCGCCTTCGACATGTGGGCGGGAG ATGTCAACGACCTGCTGAAGTTCATCCGGCCGCTTCACGAAGGCACCCTAGTGTTTGTGGCTTCCTACGACGACCCAGCCACCAA GATGAATGAAGAGACTCGGAAGCTTTTCAGTGATCTGGGCAGCAAGAACGTCAAGGACCTGGCCTTTCGGGACAGCTGGGTGTTTGTGGGGGCCAAGGGTGTGCAGAATAAGAGCCCCTTTGAGCAG CACGTGAAGAATAGCAAGCACACCAATAAGTACGAAGGCTGGCCCGAGGCGCTGGAAATGGAGGGCTGCATTCCCAGGAGGCCCGCAGCCAGCTAG
- the SLC10A3 gene encoding P3 protein, which yields MVFRSGEGHSLQWPGPEGGTGCTGPQSMLRATLLLVSLLWGARGTASASLSPALGHPMPLTRGRYLSIGDGSVMEFEFPEESEGIIVITSQYPGQGNGTGPSPMLRVTSLDPEVLTIKNVSSIALGSGGSFVVSIRSGLPGIAPLHIQLTDPREAPPRLIEERRDFCIKVSPAEDTPITLGTDLVHFSENPILYLLLPLIFVNKCSFGCKVELEVLKGLLQNPQPMLLGLLGQFLVMPFYAFLMAKVFMLPKALALGLIITCSSPGGGGSYLFSLLLGGDVTLAISMTFISTVAATGFLPLSSAIYSRLLSIHETLHVPFSKILGTLLFIAIPIAAGVVIKSKLPKFSQLLLHVIKPFSFVLLLGGLFLAYRMGIFILAGVRLPIVLVGFTVPLVGLLVGYGLATCLKLPVAQRRTVSIEVGVQNSLLALAMLQLSLRRLQADYASQAPFLVALSGTSEMLALVIGHFIYSSVCAIP from the coding sequence ATGGTGTTTAGGAGTGGTGAAGGCCACTCCCTGCAGTGGCCTGGCCCAGAAGGGGGCACTGGTTGCACGGGCCCCCAAAGCATGCTCAGAGCCACCCTGCTGCTTGTCAGCCTGCTGTGGGGGGCCCGGGGAACAGCCAGTGCCAGTCTCAGCCCAGCTCTGGGCCATCCCATGCCCCTGACCAGGGGCCGCTATCTGAGCATTGGAGATGGCTCTGTGATGGAGTTTGAGTTCCCAGAAGAGAGCGAGGGCATCATTGTGATCACAAGCCAGTACCCAGGCCAGGGCAATGGGACGGGACCCAGCCCCATGCTGAGGGTCACCTCCCTGGACCCAGAGGTGCTGACCATCAAGAATGTGAGTTCTATAGCCTTGGGCAGCGGCGGCAGCTTCGTGGTAAGCATCCGCTCGGGCCTGCCTGGGATAGCCCCACTCCACATCCAGCTCACGGACCCCCGCGAGGCCCCGCCCAGGCTGATCGAGGAACGGAGAGATTTCTGCATCAAGGTCTCACCAGCTGAAGATACCCCCATCACCCTTGGCACTGACCTAGTCCACTTCTCAGAGAACCCAATCCTCTACTTGCTCCTGCCTCTTATCTTCGTCAATAAGTGTTCATTTGGGTGCAAAGTGGAGCTCGAGGTGCTGAAGGGGCTCTTGCAGAACCCCCAGCCCATGCTGCTCGGCCTTCTGGGCCAGTTTCTAGTCATGCCCTTCTATGCTTTTCTGATGGCTAAGGTCTTCATGCTGCCCAAGGCCTTGGCTCTGGGCCTCATCATCACTTGCTCGTCGCCCGGCGGCGGGGGGAGCTACCTCTTCAGCCTCCTCCTTGGAGGGGACGTCACTCTGGCCATCTCTATGACTTTCATCTCAACGGTGGCTGCCACTGGCTTCCTGCCGCTGTCCTCAGCCATCTACAGTCGCCTGCTCAGCATCCATGAAACACTCCATGTGCCCTTTTCCAAGATCCTGGGGACCCTGCTGTTCATTGCCATCCCCATTGCAGCAGGCGTGGTAATCAAGTCCAAGCTCCCCAAGTTCTCGCAGCTGCTGCTGCATGTCATCAAGCCCTTCAGCTTTGTGCTGCTCCTGGGTGGTCTCTTCCTGGCCTACCGCATGGGGATCTTCATCCTGGCAGGCGTCAGGCTGCCCATCGTGTTGGTGGGCTTCACGGTGCCCCTGGTCGGCCTCCTAGTGGGCTACGGCCTGGCCACGTGCCTGAAGCTGCCGGTGGCGCAGCGGCGGACTGTCAGCATCGAGGTTGGGGTGCAGAACAGCCTGCTGGCCTTGGCCATGCTGCAGCTGTCCCTCCGCCGCCTCCAGGCTGACTACGCCTCCCAGGCCCCTTTCCTTGTGGCACTTAGCGGCACCTCGGAGATGCTGGCCTTAGTAATTGGCCACTTTATCTATAGCAGCGTGTGCGCCATTCCCTGA
- the UBL4A gene encoding ubiquitin-like protein 4A isoform X1 → MQLTVKALQGRECSLQVSEDELVSTLKHLVSEKLNIPVRQQRLLFKGKALADGKRLSDYSIGPNSKLNLVVKPLEKVLLEESTARKSAEAPAPPPAAWTLISRVLAQHFSAADASRVLDQLQRDYERSLSRLTLDDIERLAGRFLHPEATEAMEKGFSNVCFIPGLYLRIRRWLPAASTEPLGHSQHGAPSRPLA, encoded by the exons ATGCAGCTGACGGTGAAGGCACTCCAGGGCCGCGAGTGCAGCCTTCAG GTGTCGGAGGACGAGCTGGTGTCCACGCTGAAACATCTGGTCTCCGAGAAGCTGAACATCCCGGTCCGCCAGCAGCGGCTGCTGTTCAAGGGCAAGGCCCTGGCAG aTGGGAAAAGACTCTCCGATTACAGCATCGGGCCGAATTCCAAGCTCAACCTAGTGGTCAAACCTCTGGAGAAGGTGTTGCTGGAAGAAAGCACCGCGCGGAAATCGGCCGAGGCCCCGGCCCCACCGCCCGCCGCCTGGACGCTCATTTCCAGAGTTCTGGCCCAGCACTTCAGCGCCGCCGATGCCAGCAGAGTCCTGGATCAACTCCAGAGG GATTATGAGCGGTCCCTGAGCCGCCTGACGCTGGATGACATTGAACGCTTGGCTGGCCGCTTCCTGCACCCCGAAGCGACTGAAGCTATGGAGAAGGGGTTCTCCAA TGTCTGCTTCATCCCAGGCCTCTACCTCAGGATCAGAAGATGGCTGCCTGCAGCTTCCACCGAACCCCTCGGTCACAGCCAGCATGGAGCACCTTCCCGTCCTCTAGCGTAG
- the UBL4A gene encoding ubiquitin-like protein 4A isoform X2 → MQLTVKALQGRECSLQVSEDELVSTLKHLVSEKLNIPVRQQRLLFKGKALADGKRLSDYSIGPNSKLNLVVKPLEKVLLEESTARKSAEAPAPPPAAWTLISRVLAQHFSAADASRVLDQLQRDYERSLSRLTLDDIERLAGRFLHPEATEAMEKGFSK, encoded by the exons ATGCAGCTGACGGTGAAGGCACTCCAGGGCCGCGAGTGCAGCCTTCAG GTGTCGGAGGACGAGCTGGTGTCCACGCTGAAACATCTGGTCTCCGAGAAGCTGAACATCCCGGTCCGCCAGCAGCGGCTGCTGTTCAAGGGCAAGGCCCTGGCAG aTGGGAAAAGACTCTCCGATTACAGCATCGGGCCGAATTCCAAGCTCAACCTAGTGGTCAAACCTCTGGAGAAGGTGTTGCTGGAAGAAAGCACCGCGCGGAAATCGGCCGAGGCCCCGGCCCCACCGCCCGCCGCCTGGACGCTCATTTCCAGAGTTCTGGCCCAGCACTTCAGCGCCGCCGATGCCAGCAGAGTCCTGGATCAACTCCAGAGG GATTATGAGCGGTCCCTGAGCCGCCTGACGCTGGATGACATTGAACGCTTGGCTGGCCGCTTCCTGCACCCCGAAGCGACTGAAGCTATGGAGAAGGGGTTCTCCAAGTAG
- the LAGE3 gene encoding EKC/KEOPS complex subunit LAGE3, giving the protein MQETGGDVGAGSPAGGAESRGRRGVGGGRGGPRSAGAASAADHGAPGVAPAQHSSGLGGDPWSPAQRPGRRPCVFTLSVPFPSALEAEIARGSLAPDVEPHRGAVGKELTVTGSVLAVCWRAEDCRLLRISIVNFLDQLSLVMRTMQRFGPPVAR; this is encoded by the exons atgcaggagacaggtgGGGACGTAGGCGCAGGCAGCCCGGCGGGTGGCGCCGAAAGCCGGGGCCGGCGGGGTGTCGGGGGTGGCCGGGGCGGCCCCCGCAGCGCGGGTGCTGCTTCCGCTGCAGACCACGGAGCTCCGGGTGTCGCCCCGGCCCAGCACTCTTCAGGGCTGGGCGGAGACCCGTGGTCCCCGGCCCAACGGCCGGGAAGGCGACCATGCGTATT CACCCTAAGCGTGCCTTTCCCTTCCGCCTTGGAGGCAGAGATTGCCCGTGGGTCCCTGGCCCCAGATGTCGAACCTCACCGTGGAGCGGTTGGGAAGGAGCTCACAGTGACCGGCAGTGTCCTGGCGGT CTGCTGGAGAGCTGAAGATTGCCGCCTCCTTCGAATCTCCATTGTCAACTTTCTGGACCAGCTTTCTCTGGTGATGCGAACCATGCAGCGCTTTGGGCCCCCTGTTGCCCGCTAA